DNA from Synechococcus sp. CBW1108:
AAAACCGCAGCAACGCGAAAACGCAAGTGCGGCCCCAATCCACACGGAATCCGCCATGAAGCCACGACGCAAGACGGGCTTAAACATCTGAGTGCCGCCATCTAAGCCAGAAAAGTGGCGTGATGCAATTGCGGAGAAAAAGCCAAAAAGCTATCCTGGGAAGGATTGACAAATGAATCCCTGTAGAACTCACTCAACAAAGTAGATTGCCAATGCAAATCTGCGCAAAAAATTGTTTTTTAGCTTCAGATCCCACCAAAAGCCCAGCTGTTATCTTTGTCAAGTCGGGCGCCACCCAAGTTCGCTACGAAAAATTGCTAACCCCAGAAAATCACATCGCAGCCTCTAGCGGCGTCCCATGGAGTGGTGTAACTCAGGGGGGTCAGCCCCGGCTACGCCGGGGCTGACGGTTCGCCTCCCTCAGACATCAGCTGTGGCAATGGGTGCGCCGGTCTGTGACCCTGTTTGGAGCACTACCACCAAACCAAACACAGACCATGACCCTTACCCATAGTGGCGCCTCCGAGCTGGCTCAGCTCATGGAGGGCACCACCGCTGGCGCCCTGATCCCTGAAATCGTGCGCCGGGGCTTCCAGGATCTGCTGGAAGCCGAGGTTTCAGCCCTTACCGGCGCTCAACTCCATGAGCGCTGTCCTGATCAGCGGTCCACCCACCGCAACGGCTACCGCCAGCGGCTGCTCACCACCCAGGTAGGCGACATCAGCCTGGCCGACCCGCCGGGTAGCCCCGGGGAACTTCCCCCCGAGGCCCCCACAGATCCGTACGTGACACTCTCGCGTCATACGGCTCCTGTCATCCAGCCACTGCCCGCTCACCGTGCCAATGGGCAAACAGGCCAGGGCGCTGTTGGCCAATCCGCGTCAGGAGCTCACGGCTGCGGCGATGCTTACGCCGCAGTCGTTGGTGCTTCTGCCGCAGCCAGGCGCTCAGCTCCTGATTTAGGTAGCTGAACAACTTGGCCCTCAGCTCCGTTGGATAGAACCTGCCGTAGTACTGGATCCAGCCCCGCAGGATCGGATTCAGTCGTCTGGCAAGCTCCTCCAACGGCAGATAGGTCTGTCGACGCAGATCAATCTGCCGGATCCTGTCCCGCATGCGCTTAAGCGCCTGCGGACTCACCGCCGGCAGGAAGCTCGTAAAGATCTCCCCATGCCGGTTCTTGGCCATACGCGGCCGGAAGCAATAGCCCAGAAACGTGAACTGAATCCGAGGAAACTGACCACGACGGCTGCTGTCCTTGCAATAGACCACCTGGGTCTTCTGCGGATGCAGCGTGAGCCCGCAGGATGCGAATCGCTCCTGCAAGGCCGCCATGAGCCGTTCGCACTCGGCGAGGCTGTGGCAGTGGCAGATCACATCGTCTGCATAGCGCTCAAACGGGATGTGCGGAAAACTCCGCCACATCCAGGAGTCAAACGCATAATGCAGATACAGATTGGCAAGTGTCCGCCGACAATGAAGTTGGCCGGTCGGCGACAAGCTCGTTGGCCGGTGGGGTGAGTGCTGGAGACCCTGGTGCCGATGCGCAGGGACCAGGTGATGCCGGCACCACTGACAAGCCACCAACGCAATCTGTTCATGACGAAACGACGAGGCGGCAGCAGCCAGGAGGCTGCTGCCGCGGCGGCGGGCATCTCAGTGCGCAGTGCTCGCCGGATTGAATGCAATCAGCTGCAGCCGCGGGCGAACCAGCCCCGTGGCCGCACCCGCCCCGATCCGCTGGTAGGGGTATGGGAGGAGGAGCTGGTGCCGTTGCTGCAGCGCTCACCCGCGCTGACGCCGATCACGCTCCTGGAGCATCTGCAGCAGCAGAAACCTGATGTGGACTGGATTCCGCTACAGCGCACCCTGCAGCGCCGGGTGCGGGAGTGGAAGGCACTGCACGGCCCGGCGCCGGAGGTGATCTTCCCTTTGAGCTATGAGCCTGGCGAAATTGCCTTCTGTGACTTCACCCAGCTCAAGGGGGTGGAGGTGACGATCGCCGGCCAGGTGTTCCCCCATCTGCTGTTCCACTACCGCCTGGCCTGGAGCGGCTGGAGCTATGCGCAGGTGGTCCAGGGCGGCGAGAGTTTTGCAGCCCTCTCCGAGGGTCTGCAGAACGCTCTGGCTGCCTGCGGCGGGGTGCCAGGTGAACTGCGCACCGACCGGTTATCAGCAGCGTGCCGTAACCGCAACGGCAGTTTCAGCTCCGACATCACCCGCCGTTATCACGCCCTCTGCAGCCACTACAGCCTGGCCTACAGCCGCAACAACCTGGGGGTGGCGCATGAGAACGGCCGTGTGGAGAGTCCCCATGGCCATCTCAAGCGGCGGATCGAGCAGGCGTTGCTGCTGCGCGGCAGCAGTGATTTCGAGTCGCTGGCTGAATACCAGGCTTTTCTGGCCGCGGTGATTGACCAGTACAACAGGCCGCGCCTGATCCGGCTGGAGCAGGAGCAGGCGGCGCTGCGGCCACTACCGCGGTTTCGTTTTGCCGACTACGACATTGAACAGCTCACGGTGCGGCGCACCAGCACGATCGAGGTACGCAGAGTCGTGTATTCGGTGCCGCCGCGGCTGACGGTGCGGATCTTCCACGACCGGCTGCAGCTGCTTCTGGGCCGGCAGATCGCCTGCGAACTGGAGCGGCGCCACGGCGGTGTCGAGCGTCATGGGCGGGCGTGGAGCATCGATCTGGAGCACCTGATCGATGCGCTCAGGCGAAAACCCCGGGCATTGCTGCACTGCAGTTACCAGCGGGAGCTGTTCCCCGATGAGCGCTGGTGGCAGCTGTGGCAGCAGCTGCGCAATGGCGGTGACCGTGACGCCGCCGCCCGATTGATGGTCGAGGCGCTGTATGTGGGCTGCCGCCTGGCGGGCTACGAGCCAGTGCTGGGTTGGCTCGAGAAGGCCCATCAACGGCAAGGGCTGTCGCTGGCGGCGCTGCAGCAACGCTTCCGGCTGCCGCCCCATCGCCCCCACCCACCGCAACGCATTCCCCAACACAGCCTGCAGAGCTATGACGACCTCCTTGCCCTCCATCCCGCGGCCCCAGGCGGCGGAAGCCGCCCTGCCGATCCTGCTGCGACAGCTGCGGTTGGCATGGATCCGCTGCCACTGGCAGAGCATCGCCTCGCAGGCTGAGGGCGAGGGCTGGAGCCCCAGTCAGTTTCTCTATGCCCTGTGCGAGCAGGAAATGGAGCAACGCCAGCAGGCCCGCCAGCACCGGCTGCTGCGCGCGGCCCAGCTGCCCTGGAGCAAAGCGCTGGCGGACTACGACCATGGCGGCCGGATCGAGGCGCACCGATGGCAGGAACTGGAGGCCTTGAGCCGCCAGAGCGAGTGGCTGCAGCGGGGCGAGAACGTGCTGCTGTTCGGCCCCAGCGGTGTGGGCAAGACGCACCTGGCGGTCGGCATCGCCTTGGCGCAGATCGGCCTGGATCAGGCCTGCCGCTTCTATCCCGCCACGAGCCTGGTGCAGG
Protein-coding regions in this window:
- a CDS encoding transposase translates to MEGTTAGALIPEIVRRGFQDLLEAEVSALTGAQLHERCPDQRSTHRNGYRQRLLTTQVGDISLADPPGSPGELPPEAPTDPYVTLSRHTAPVIQPLPAHRANGQTGQGAVGQSASGAHGCGDAYAAVVGASAAARRSAPDLGS
- the istA gene encoding IS21 family transposase; this translates as MLETLVPMRRDQVMPAPLTSHQRNLFMTKRRGGSSQEAAAAAAGISVRSARRIECNQLQPRANQPRGRTRPDPLVGVWEEELVPLLQRSPALTPITLLEHLQQQKPDVDWIPLQRTLQRRVREWKALHGPAPEVIFPLSYEPGEIAFCDFTQLKGVEVTIAGQVFPHLLFHYRLAWSGWSYAQVVQGGESFAALSEGLQNALAACGGVPGELRTDRLSAACRNRNGSFSSDITRRYHALCSHYSLAYSRNNLGVAHENGRVESPHGHLKRRIEQALLLRGSSDFESLAEYQAFLAAVIDQYNRPRLIRLEQEQAALRPLPRFRFADYDIEQLTVRRTSTIEVRRVVYSVPPRLTVRIFHDRLQLLLGRQIACELERRHGGVERHGRAWSIDLEHLIDALRRKPRALLHCSYQRELFPDERWWQLWQQLRNGGDRDAAARLMVEALYVGCRLAGYEPVLGWLEKAHQRQGLSLAALQQRFRLPPHRPHPPQRIPQHSLQSYDDLLALHPAAPGGGSRPADPAATAAVGMDPLPLAEHRLAG
- the istB gene encoding IS21-like element helper ATPase IstB, with the translated sequence MAWIRCHWQSIASQAEGEGWSPSQFLYALCEQEMEQRQQARQHRLLRAAQLPWSKALADYDHGGRIEAHRWQELEALSRQSEWLQRGENVLLFGPSGVGKTHLAVGIALAQIGLDQACRFYPATSLVQELQKARAEYNLPAALERLDRYPLLLIDDIGYVRRDEQESSVLFELICHRYERRSLLITANQPFTAWDEIFPSSSMTVAAVDRLVHHCHIVEISGDSHRRAQASRRSGSK